The following coding sequences lie in one Halorarum halophilum genomic window:
- a CDS encoding ABC transporter permease subunit: MSLEAVTRKDFEDAVRSRWLLALSAFFVLLVSGVAYIVRPGGGGTFSSNAILGLVNGSLVTTLVPLIALVIAYGAVVGERESGSLKLLLSLPHSRAEVVFGKVLGRTGAMAVPIVIGFLLPALVLAVGPLQFDAGSYIGYTLLVVFLAAVFVAIAVGFSAAVPSQRLAVAGAVAVYFVFVPLWQILQLPLQFFLLGGTPGWLPLTGNEVLRLVRLVNPTGSFKIVSGEYLAGTLLAAGEAGSDAAGQWATNMEIAAVAMLIAWLLVPPLLGLWRFEQADL; this comes from the coding sequence ATGAGTCTGGAGGCGGTGACGCGCAAGGACTTCGAGGACGCCGTGCGCTCGCGCTGGCTGCTGGCGCTCTCGGCGTTCTTCGTCCTGCTCGTCTCCGGCGTCGCGTACATCGTCCGGCCCGGCGGCGGCGGGACGTTCTCCTCGAACGCCATCCTCGGGCTCGTGAACGGCTCGCTTGTCACGACGCTCGTCCCGCTCATCGCGCTCGTCATCGCCTACGGCGCGGTCGTGGGCGAGCGGGAGTCGGGCTCGCTGAAGCTCCTGCTCTCGCTGCCCCACTCGCGGGCGGAGGTCGTCTTCGGCAAGGTGCTCGGCCGCACGGGCGCGATGGCGGTGCCCATCGTCATCGGTTTCCTGCTGCCGGCGCTGGTGCTCGCAGTCGGCCCGCTGCAGTTCGACGCGGGCTCGTACATCGGCTACACGCTGCTCGTCGTCTTCCTCGCGGCCGTGTTCGTCGCCATCGCGGTCGGCTTCTCGGCCGCCGTGCCGTCCCAGCGGCTCGCGGTCGCCGGCGCCGTCGCGGTGTACTTCGTGTTCGTCCCCCTCTGGCAGATCCTCCAGCTCCCGCTGCAGTTCTTCCTGCTCGGCGGGACGCCCGGCTGGCTGCCGCTCACCGGCAACGAGGTGCTCAGACTGGTCCGGCTGGTGAACCCGACGGGTTCGTTCAAGATCGTCTCGGGGGAGTACCTCGCCGGAACGCTGCTCGCTGCCGGCGAGGCAGGCAGCGACGCGGCGGGCCAGTGGGCGACGAACATGGAGATCGCCGCGGTGGCGATGCTGATCGCGTGGCTGCTCGTTCCGCCGCTCCTGGGGCTGTGGCGGTTCGAACAGGCCGACCTGTGA
- a CDS encoding ABC transporter ATP-binding protein — MPAIELRGVTKRYGDVVAVRNLDLTVEEGTVYGFLGPNGAGKSTTINMLLDFVRPTSGSVEVLSRDAQAESVAVRRRTGVLPEGYDVYDRLTGRKHVEFAMRSKGVEGDPDAMLERVGIADAADRKAGGYSKGMQQRLTLGMALVGDPQLLILDEPSSGLDPAGAKEMRDIVRTEADRGATVFFSSHVLGQVEAVCDQVGILREGELVAEDSIAGLRDAVGGEEQLVITVDSASEDDVAAVRALDGVTSASTDGGTVTVTCASDAKTTVISTLEDQGVTVKDFTTEEASLEDLFLHYTGDDRVAAGEEVRA; from the coding sequence ATGCCAGCCATCGAGTTGCGCGGGGTCACGAAGCGGTACGGCGACGTGGTCGCCGTCCGCAACCTCGACCTCACGGTCGAGGAGGGGACCGTCTACGGCTTCCTCGGTCCCAACGGCGCCGGCAAATCGACGACCATCAACATGCTGCTCGACTTCGTCCGGCCGACGAGCGGGAGCGTCGAGGTGCTCTCGCGCGACGCGCAGGCCGAGTCGGTCGCGGTCCGCCGGCGCACGGGCGTGCTCCCCGAGGGGTACGACGTGTACGACCGCCTCACGGGCCGCAAGCACGTCGAGTTCGCCATGCGCTCGAAGGGGGTCGAGGGCGACCCGGACGCGATGCTCGAACGCGTCGGCATCGCCGACGCGGCCGACCGCAAGGCCGGCGGCTACTCGAAGGGGATGCAACAGCGCCTCACGCTGGGGATGGCGCTCGTGGGCGACCCGCAACTGCTCATCCTCGACGAGCCGTCCTCGGGGCTCGACCCGGCGGGCGCGAAGGAGATGCGCGACATCGTCCGCACGGAGGCCGACCGCGGCGCGACGGTGTTCTTCTCCAGTCACGTGCTCGGGCAGGTTGAGGCGGTCTGTGACCAGGTCGGCATCCTCCGCGAGGGCGAACTCGTCGCCGAGGACAGTATCGCCGGCCTCCGCGACGCCGTCGGCGGCGAGGAACAGCTCGTCATCACCGTCGACTCGGCGAGCGAGGACGACGTCGCGGCGGTCCGGGCGCTCGACGGCGTCACGTCCGCCAGCACCGACGGCGGGACGGTCACCGTCACGTGCGCCAGCGACGCGAAGACGACGGTCATTTCCACGCTGGAGGACCAGGGCGTCACGGTGAAGGACTTCACCACCGAGGAGGCGTCGCTCGAGGACCTGTTCCTCCACTACACCGGCGACGATCGGGTCGCCGCCGGCGAGGAGGTGCGCGCATGA
- a CDS encoding O-acetylhomoserine aminocarboxypropyltransferase/cysteine synthase family protein, whose product MNDEDGRGPRTRALHAGWDGDPETGARAPPIYQTTSYAFADADTAADLYALEREGDVYSRISNPTTRVLEGRLANLEGGVDAVATASGMAAIDAATSVLASAGDNIVASSDMYGGTSAYFTHMASRRGVDLETVPTTDADAYADAIDEDTAFVHVETVANPSLVTPDFERIAGIAHEHAVPLVVDNTFGTPALCNPIEHGADVVWNSTTKWIHGSGTTVGGVLVDGGAFPWDHPDADYGELSGENPAFGVDFAERFGERAFAQVVRHRGVRALGNCQSPFDAWQTLQGLATLPLRMERHCTNARIVAEHLRDHPEVAWVTYPGFEEHPTHENAARYLDDFGGMVVFGLEGGFEAGKRLCEAVELISFLANIGDARSLLIHPASTTHAQLTEDEQRAAGVRPELLRLSVGIEDPEDIVADLDRAIAEVV is encoded by the coding sequence ATGAACGACGAGGACGGACGCGGTCCCCGCACCCGCGCGCTCCACGCCGGCTGGGACGGGGACCCCGAAACGGGCGCCCGGGCACCGCCCATCTACCAGACGACCTCGTACGCGTTCGCGGACGCCGACACGGCCGCGGACCTCTACGCCTTAGAGCGGGAGGGCGACGTGTACTCCCGCATCTCGAACCCGACGACCCGGGTGCTGGAGGGGCGACTCGCGAACCTGGAGGGCGGGGTCGACGCGGTCGCCACCGCCTCCGGGATGGCCGCCATCGACGCCGCGACGAGCGTGCTCGCGAGCGCCGGCGACAACATCGTCGCCAGCAGCGACATGTACGGCGGCACGAGCGCCTACTTCACGCACATGGCCTCGCGGCGCGGCGTCGACCTCGAGACCGTTCCGACGACCGACGCGGACGCGTACGCCGACGCCATCGACGAGGACACCGCGTTCGTCCACGTCGAGACCGTGGCGAACCCGTCGCTCGTCACGCCGGACTTCGAGCGGATCGCCGGGATCGCACACGAGCACGCGGTCCCGCTCGTCGTGGACAACACGTTCGGGACGCCCGCGCTCTGCAATCCCATCGAGCACGGCGCGGACGTCGTCTGGAACTCGACGACGAAGTGGATCCACGGCTCCGGGACGACCGTCGGCGGCGTGCTCGTCGACGGCGGGGCCTTCCCGTGGGACCACCCCGACGCGGACTACGGGGAGCTCTCGGGGGAGAATCCCGCCTTCGGCGTCGACTTCGCGGAGCGGTTCGGCGAGCGCGCGTTCGCGCAGGTCGTCCGCCACCGGGGGGTGCGCGCGCTCGGCAACTGCCAGTCGCCGTTCGACGCCTGGCAGACCCTCCAGGGGCTGGCGACGCTGCCACTGCGGATGGAGCGCCACTGCACGAACGCCCGCATCGTGGCCGAACACCTCCGGGACCACCCCGAGGTGGCGTGGGTGACCTACCCCGGGTTCGAGGAGCACCCGACCCACGAGAACGCCGCGCGCTACCTCGACGACTTCGGCGGCATGGTCGTGTTCGGTCTGGAGGGGGGATTCGAGGCCGGGAAGCGTCTCTGCGAGGCGGTCGAGTTGATCTCCTTCCTCGCGAACATCGGCGACGCCCGGAGCCTCCTCATCCACCCCGCGAGCACCACCCACGCGCAGCTCACCGAGGACGAACAGCGCGCGGCCGGGGTGCGGCCGGAGCTCCTCC